Below is a window of Lytechinus variegatus isolate NC3 chromosome 4, Lvar_3.0, whole genome shotgun sequence DNA.
CAAGAGAAATATTTGCGCTCTTGTTTTGGGGGATTCATGATCCAAATCGTTTGGGAAATCATGAGTCACCTGATGTTctttaatgtatttaaaaaatgaatatagaacTTCTGTACATTTGACGGGAGGTTTGattattctttctcttttccccctTAGATCTGATTCAGACGTAATGGACACTTTCTGACTTAAATATTCCTATATTCGTGAACGATTATCACCACATATTATCTCAAATATTATCACCATTTATCAGCATCATCTTCATTACCATAGCAACCGCCAGCGTCATCAGTATTGAAACTATTATCAAactcatcaccaccatcattaatGTTaatatcatcaccaacatcaccactataatcatcattaccattttcACTATACTGTCACCAGCACATttaccaccattatcatcaccacaaccataattatcatcatcgtcatcaccaacaccattgTCAGCATCATCGTCACCTACAccgccattatcatcatcatcaccaccatcatcactatcactataatcaacatcatcaccaccacccatcgtcaccattaccaccacaaacaccactatcatcatcatcatcatcatcatgttataatgataatgttgattatcatcatcatcactacagCCACCAAAATCACCATCATGGTCATGattatattatcatcataatcatcaccttctacaccaccaccaccaccaccacaatcatcatcatcatcaccaccatcatcatcatcatcatttgcgCTTTGTACCTATCTAAAAAAAGGGTGCAATAAAAATgctattgttttatttcatcatcattatcatcgccaccactatcaccatcatcaccaaaccaactaccaccatcatcatcaacatcatcaccaccaccaccatcatcatcatcatcatcataccaccaccaccatcatcatcatcaccaccaccatcatcatcatcatcatttgcgCTTTGTACCTATCTAAAAAAGGGTGCAATagaaatgttgttttatttcatcattatcatcgccaCCActatatcaccatcatcaccaaaccaactaccaccatcatcatcaacatcatcataccaccaccaccaccatcatcatcataaccaccaccaccaccaccaccatcatcatcataaccaccaccaccaccaccacaatcataatcatcgttgtcatcatcatcatcacaatcatcatcatcaccatcataatctgtatcatcatcatcataatcaacatcaCCTGACCTCCATTGTCAGTGCTAAGTACCTTtctatttttcatcatcatcaccatcacaaccacaatcatcatcatcatcaccaccacatcatcatcatcataatcattatcccCACTCTAATCAGATGATGACCACAGGTGTCatcaattactagtattcatacATCTCGATATCTAGACTTCCATCTCATTATTCGAAAAataagaatatcattttttttttcaaaaatgttattcaaaataaattgtagCACTCTCATTCAGTCAAGAAAATTAAGACACTAAAAATGACGAAAAgggcaaaataataattaaagtgAACAGATTGTTTTATTCCCTGtaaaaatcacaaacatgaacaAAACAAAGCTCAATTATTTAAACATGGAATACAACATCACAGTGGACCGCATAATTAAGTTGCACAACCTTTCAAGAAAAGTTTCaataaataaagacaaaagGAAATCATCACATATCCAATGGGTATAGGTTTCTACAACCCACACACCACTTTTAAATTACGTTaagaaaaacacatttattttttcttttcttatcaaTGCCACATCCTGATATACTTTCATGAACAGGTATTAAGGGGGATTATTTATCCATCCTAAAATGGCACTTAAGAAATAGGGATAAAAGAAACCTTACTTTTGGAATGTTGGGATGGTATCATAAAAAAACCCAGTATCAGATGAatctatatatatttcataaaaggCGAAGGTGGCATGGTTAATACATCGTATAAATTAATGTTTGCTaccaataaatatatattgccTCATGGAAGAGAATATGGTTTTGAATATATTACATATCTAAATACTTGCCAAAGACTGAAGATGGAATTCatgtttgaataaataaaagacGAGTTTTATGTCCCGTTATCATATGGATTccaataaatgaatattcagtCATCATGATTTTGTTTACTGAATCACATAGGCTATGAAAGAGTTTACTTTACACACGTATTTGCAAGACAAACAATGTGTATAGATAAGACAAGCTATTTCAAATTACAAAGCACTTAACAATATTACAGATCAGAAAGGGCAACGTCTTTACAAATTACAACctaaattttcagaaaacaaCCACGAGATGAAAGATTATGAAGAACTTACAAGAAACAACTTTTCCACATGAAAAAATGGCAAAAGCAAACATGCGAGTTTGTAACTCGGTCACTGGTCAACTacattgaattatgaaataaactGAAAAGGCATTACTTATAATTTAAACGTATTTAAGGCTGACATTAACACAATGCAAAAGGCcgatttctatttcaaaagaaaatgtttgtCACATTTGTATATTGGCATATAAAATTAATCAACAATACTACAGATATTTTGACATGaattttatggattttttttattgtctgccCAGATTATAGACCAAGAAACTGCAGAACTTTTAATGAACACTTCAACAACCTTATGCCAGTACTTTCTCTTTAAACACCATTCAATCTGACAGCCACACATTTTGAGTTAAAAACGTCATTCAGTTGTCTCATGCAGAGTCTTTTTTGAGATGAAAACCCTTAAAATCCCCTCAATTAAAAGGAAGGAaataaccaaaaaataaaacttgagtTGGAACTTCAAACATACTGCAATAATCAAACCATGCTCTCAAAATCATCGATGCACCACTCCCCCACAAACCATCAACTAAACATTTTATTCCTTTAGAGACATAAAGGCATTACTTATGTGTTCAAGCATGTGATTTAACGTCCTTCTGCTTCAAAAGAAATTATCTAAATTTCAATGTTCTCATCAACTCTAGGAAAGCCTGTTATTTTCACTTCATTCAACTCCAAATGTACTTCAAATATCCAGGGACATAGTTCATTTACTACCAATGCTGATTAGCATAAAACTTTCAGGAGATTCATCATTGATTTAttcacattattttttacaaattcaaaatatgtttccatttcctttttaaaaatacattatcaACTCTATGAAGGGTTGAGAACCATTCTCAACATCACTCATTGCACAAAGTATTTGATAACATTGCTGTAACATATGACAATCATAAAAAAACCCACACATATCATCTCTTTTTACAGGTTTAAGACAAAAAGAAAACTTTGTATCTGTATTTACACGAAGGTGAGGTTCATTCATAATATCTGTGACAAAAAATTTACAATGAGTATTCTTCTTTTCGATGGAACCTTCCATTTAAAAGGGTGATCATTAAAGCTCTAAAACGACAGCATCTGCACCACTGAACACATTTAATATACTTTTTAAAAGAGGTTGAATAAATTGCATTGCAGACTGATGATTGTTATCTTACATGAATCTTGCAATTAACCATGCCCTTGTCTCACACTTTTTGACTATATGGTACATAAAATTCAATATGTACACTCTTATATATCCTCTGTTTTATctgtgaatgatgatgatgtgaagCGATTATGTTACAGctcactcacacacacaaaaacaagTGCATGGGACTACATGGAATGGAATTGAAATAATGAATCACGAATATAAAACTTTTAAGGAGGGTGGTTGTCGTTCCAGTCAGTCAAAGATAATATCATACGACACAATTGGAAACCGCAGGCTTATACTTCGTATCAATTACGAACATCACCGCGAATCCACTTTGCATCGTTTTTGCCTGTTCATCAATACATAGGTAGCAGTGTCGCTGGGAATACGCCAATCTAAACGGTCTATCAAATAGACTCGATAGAGTCCTTCAAATAGTCTGAAAAATATATCCATGACCGCCAAGGAATCAGTATGGCCGCCAGACGTCCTCTTTTCTTGAATCATCAACAGTAGGTAAGTGTCCGACGGTGGTGTTAATATTCATCTGTCCCATGCCTTGTTGCATTGGTGATATGTTAGTAACAGGACTGTTGTTTCGATGCTGCTGCATCAGAGCGACCCCACTATTCTGCATACCCATACTCTGTCCCATTGTCCTGGCCGTGTTCAGTTCAATCTGACTTTGAGGGTGGCTGCCGTAGTTCAGAGCCACCGTCAGCGACATTTCAGCCGACGGGTGGGGAATTTGCGAGATGGTTTCTCCTCCGACGTCCCGCGGTCTGTTGTCTTGTTTGATCTCCTGCTTCTCGTCCGGTCTCGTCGACGGCAGCATGGGTATGTGGGAGCCGTCGTAGTAGGTTTGCGACGACGGCGACGACATGTACAGGTGGGGGTACAGGTGATACGGGGGAGAGTTTGGCAGGTAGGGTGGCGATGTCAGCGTGACGGGCGTGGTGGTGGAGCTGGAGAAGATATCCTGAGAGGATAGAGGAAACGGATTGGGTGTCATTGGCAAGATGGTGCGGGGTGAATCACCTCCGGATGACAGCACGGACATGGACGAAGGTGTGTAGGAGGTGGAGCTGACGGCTTGAGCGGATGGGTAAACAAACCGGGAATCCTGGACCTCGCTGGCCCTTGTTATCGAGGTGGGGTAGATGCTGTCAGGCTTGGGGTATTGTTGGAGAGTCGAGTTCTGCTGACCTAGCAACGCAAGGTCTGTCGGTTCAGTCTTGATCTGGGGCGTTAGTATTGAGGAATCTGACGGTTGCGCTACTGTTGTTGGGTAAGGGTTGTAGTAGGACCATGGCTTTGAAGCTTGTCCTTGGTGCTGGATGTTATCTGTtgtaagaaatataaaaagacaagaaaCAGAGGTTGGTTAATATCACTGATCAATAAGAACTAACAAAGAGTAAGCATGATTGCCTATCAATTTATCATGAATTTATGTTCTGCAGAATTAACTCAATTACACACTACTTGAAATAAACTGTATGCATCGACTACAACTGTACACTTTTTCTCAGTGTCTAACCGAAGAAATCATACTTATAAAAGCCACATTAAGGtaccaaaataaatatgtttgcCCTAATGCTTAACACATTTCTTAATCCAATAAAACATACTTGAATGTCGATTAACTATTTTTCAGCATCTCACTGAATAAAACTACTATAAATGCCACATTAAGCTACCAAATATATATCTTGGCCCTAATGCTTCAAACACTCCTTCAATTAATAAAGCATACTTAAACGTCTATTAATATACTAATTAATTGTAATTAAATGCTCATTAGAAATGCACTTCAGAACCTGAAACTATTTTCCTGAGGTATCAGAGAGTCATGTTAATGACACTAATAGTTGGGATGAAGCTCAAAGAACATAGTCATGTTAACAGCTGATATTTCATGGTCCATGTCTCATACCCAACATGAGTCATTAGAGAGGTCAGCCAAAAGTTCAACTCTTATCCTCCCCTTCTCTCCATGACTCtgtcactctctctctccccctccctctctccatctgtctttttctctgtctctacctgtctctctgtctttctttctcattaCCTTTCTACCCATCTGTCTATCACTGTGAACCccctctatctttctctctttttaccccccccccctctgtcacTCTTTCACTATCTCCTTCTtcgtgtgtgtatgtgtgtgtgtgtctctctctctctgtctttctcttttctttctctccccctctgtgTTCTctctttctacccccccccctctctgagACCCTGTCTTCCCCTTCACCCTTCTCTCTGTGTTTCACTCTTTCTACCCCCAAGACTCAGtcacacccctcccccccccctcctgtctGTGATTCTTTctaccccctctctctatttactCTCTATCTACCCCTCTCTTTTCAGcctttccccctttctctcttattccttctctctctcctattctCCTCTGCCCATATTCCCCACTGCCAAAGCAAATGAATCATAGCTTGCAGTATGAGTTGCTATGCAATCTCCTACACAATGTCCCCTTTGTAGGCAAATGGAAACAAGATAGGGTTTGTGAGTTCATTTGAAAGGTATTAATCCTGCATTATACTTATCAAGTGCTTTTCATCAAGTTGAGTTTCACATGCAATTGGACAAATACTTGTATGTATTAATCATCATGAAAACGCATGTATTTTCTTGTAACTCCACATATTGCATTCATCATCAAAAGATATTAATTATATACAAGGATTATGGATTAATTCTTAAATACACCAAATACTTGTAATTACTCCACAACCCTCTATACTCGCACAGCATGGCAAGGATGTAGGCGTCGTACCTTCTCAGCAGAAATATGCAACTTTttggaaatatttcataatactGCAGGGATGTCAGCACATGGTACCAATCTTATCCTGGATTGCTTTATTTTAAAGCTTCCTTTATTGATTTTGCAATCACCGAAGagtgaaagaaaagaggaaaggtCACACTATAAGCCTACACCAAAGCAGTGACGGGGTTTCCCCAATCTAAAGTTCcttgttgaaataaaacaaaaatcattcaaaaccATTGCCTTCCTGTTTTAGACATTTAGTTGAGAGAAGACAAAGGCCTACACAAACTCCACTCTGTTATCATTTATGATATACATGAGAGTAATTGAGTTTAGGGTAAGgataaagatgaaattaataCATTTCCTAATCCTTACATGAACAAAGGTTATATGGATCAatttaatataggcctattttgtaGAAgaattcattttgttaattGGTTTGTGTATTACAATGTAATAAGGTTATATGGATCAATTCTAATATTATATGTAGaagaatttattttaattgGTTTGTTTATTTTAGGTAATACAGTGCTTATGTTCAATAATGTAGTCTAACTCTAAGATGAATGAACACAGTAATCAACcttgtatggggggggggggcaagtacCTGCAAGCCCCTCCCCAAATCTGTATGCCAATAGAATCCCCCAAATAAGTTccacaacaaacaaaaaatgaaggaaataggGGAATTGAAAGGGAATATACTATGaatttctgaatatcatgttaAAAGCTGTCACTAAATGAGATTTTAACTTTATGAAGGTCAATTTTTTATCTATATGAAAGTGaagttttttcttcatttggaATTTCCCAAACAAGAATGGACGAAATGGTTTTCTGTCACTTTCACAAGAGCATgtcaactggaaatgatttcctcATTACCGTCATCCTACTTATATTGACCGCCAATGAAAATCCTCACTTTtcacagaattaaaaaaaaaggaaacttgTTTGAGAGTGTAATTCTGGAGGACTTGTGTATGTCAATTGATTTCCAATTGGTATTTCCAGTtggaaaatgaattcaaattgaattcaaattggAATTTTTTCGACATCACTTACATGCAGTTTTGTGACAAGgatgatttttctttgtaaatttATGCAGTCCATTAAATTACTTATGGTCTATCATATTAGTAGTAAttgctttttttatataatacacATGATGGAAACATTTATTTGGGTCTGATTATATTCTCTTGGAACTTGAAGAATGAATGGATGATGAACCCTTTGGCTGTGTGAATCAAATCAATATCTATATATTCTTAAGGCAAATGGGAATGGACAATCCAGAAGTCATTGGGTTAACATGATCAGTGATGATCTAATCAGATGCATTCATGTCACCCTCAGTTCAGGAAATCAATGACCCATCAACCTTTATGGAATTAAAGGGAAGCAGTTTTCCTGACTTACCTCTTTCACTACAATGTCTTCACTCCTTTCAAAAGGAAAGGACTCAAGTGTCTATTATCCTACCCATTTTCCTTCCTGTGTGCTATTGACCCTAGCATACCAGTGTCATGACTGCACGGTTTCTTGGAAAACTTATGGATTGCCTCATCGCCCTCTCACACACTCACTGAAACACCGAAATCCTTAGTATTCAATTACAATAGGACCCAGTGTGTATACAGTCACCCTGTGTGTGTATAAGGACAACTGCTGCATGTGACAGCCAGTCATGCGTGGATTGCTCCATTATCACTCACATCCGGAGGGGAGCGGAAGGAAGCAGACCAGGTAGGAACGAAAAAACAAGGTATTTAAAAAAGTCACGGGACTTCTTTCCAAGATAAAACTGTCTGTATCCAAATTGATTGTCTGATGACCTTGAAGTGTTGATGCTGATGATACAATTAGAAAATCTCGACAAAAACACTTCCTATTATACCCCATATCTAGTCACATGGAAGTCCCATCAACTCGGCTTCCACCCACGAACGTGGAAGTGGTAGGACCCAACTGTCAATCAGCATGTAAATGAGGGTCttcatgaattattcatgaggTGCGTGAGTGACAGAACTGCTACCAGCTGGAAGTGCATTGTGTGGGAACAGTGCACTGCACTATGAAGCTTTGATACCAGTGCAGTGGCAACATGCTGGTAGAAGGAACCGTTTTAATTTCCAAGGTGCTAGAATCGCTACTCATGTCATCTGCATCAAACATTTAATTGAATTGTTCAAGTCGAACATTGTTTCATGTTGTTAACGCTGTAAAAGCGTGTCCCAACTCAACACCCCCCCtggaagaaaatataaacataGAACATCTACCACCAATAAACACATAACAGCAGTCACTTACCATGCTTATAGCTCTTATTCTACTGTATTTCTTAATAGTTTAAACATGCTTATACAGGGAATGTGAATACATTACCAGATCTTGCAGCAAATTGCTTCACTATAAAGAGGATCCAAGTCAATGTGGACATATTGGTTTATCAGTGAtatattaatgtaaatatacaGTTATCAGTACGCCCTGCTCTTGATCATGATCAAAGCGGCctctcatacccctttcataaacccaattactatgaattaggcggctaatagcagcataatttggtcgtaaaattggaggaggacaagagttatccgcattactctgatgctgctattatccgcataatagcggcatcgggataagattttgagtttatgaacgcatttccaaataatgcggataattgccatggtgcggtcacaaggtcacccttttccaacacaactgcatcggagggggcgtgtccagttgtcatggcgattatccgcctttttcaggacgggcgctcgtaaaaataatgcggctaattttcggagtttatgaacgcaatttttattgaattatccgcattactcttaggcggctaattggaggataggtttatgaaaagggtattagtaaCAATTCCCTGATCAAAGAGCTTGATGTAACATTGGCATTTATCAGTTTACATACAATCCTTTTAATTGAATCCATTAAGGAGTGATGAACCTATTCATCATTAACAGCATTTAGGTTCCATTGGGTGTGAGTAGCCTAGTAATTGCCACAAAAGACTTCACAAACAATTGTGGTGGGAAAGTAAGACCGAAGTGTCATCTTTAATTTCCTACTTCATCCAGCCCCAAGAATCTAATAAGTAGGTCAGTTcatgataggtccatggtcagaCGGTCACCTCTCCACACACCACCCCTATAAATATACCATCACCCCTGATGATGATCCTTCTCTTGGGACCAACCACCAGACACATCCCTTCCCCCAGCCTTGAGGGTCACAGATCCTGTCTGGATGGCCCACACAATCAACACAGCCAGGGGACACCCACTACTTGTCCTCAGCCAGGACAAGGTCACACCATGGACATACTCCTAGTCTACATCTAGTCTGCTTTGctaacccttcactcgagtaaagggtctgaattgcagcctaatCAGGCCTTgcgtactgaaggccctcttgcTCTGAAACAGCAAGTTCTGCATGTGCTGGTCTTTGCGTGGTGACACACTTATTGATCAAAGATTCGATcggggtctgtgcctgcagactagtctACATCCATGGTTGTACCAAGTTACTAGTCTGTTGTGCAAAACCCCTCACTCGAGATAAAGGTTTACTAAGACTTGTGTAATGAAGGTCCTTTGCTCTGGCCTGATAAATGAAACAACAAGTTTTAAATGTGCTAGTCTTTTGTATGAatacccacttgttgatcaatgtttcaatcagggtctgtgcctgcagactaccaaGTTACCAACCCTCCCATTGCACAAAATCACAACCTATCCCCACTAAATATTGGCATTAATGGGTGTCAAGAAgcaaatgaagaataaaattcaaaagtttattttccTTGCAACAAATAAATCACTTGATGATTGAGAACTAGactttggaagaaaaaaaaatttgtatcggaaaaataagaaactgttgattttgaaataaatccatcaCATTTGCAACTCTGAAATCAATATAAGATTTTTCATGACTAAATATTAGACTACTGTAAAACAGAAGAACTGatgcaataaaaaaagacaaaaatgaaattatttgctaATACTAGGCCTGGATAATGCTGTGATGAAATTGGACTTGCACATTTGTCGGGACGGTAAAAGAATCGCtctatgagagagagagaaatgtaTTTCTTTAATTGTGTGTCACTGACCGGctaaaatcaatgaaatccCACCGCAATCTTCAAGTAATATTGATTAGCCGTTTAGTACACACACTCATATGCCTTTCTCATTTTACCGACAGATTTCCCCAAACATCCTAATTCCATCATGATTTGGTCTGTCTGAACGAGCGATATATTTTGGCAATTTCATGGTTTTGCTCTGGACGATCGATCAGAGAATATTGGTTCTttgaagtagaagaagaaaaaagctCAATGGATATCTAAAAAAAGCAATTCATGAAGGTATACATTGTATTTTAACATTTCCatacagtaattttttttccacgTATGAGGTTGTTTTAACAACTAGGAAAATAAAGACATTAACTTTCTTTAATGATCCCTTTGAACAGCAAATTTTAGTTTGTTATTTCACCAAATAAAATCACActaacatcaaaatcaataaCAGCCATGTACGAACCTACAAACTGAGTCTTGTATgtcatcaaaaaataaaatcacactAACATTAAAATCTGGAAGAACAATAACAGCCACGTATGAACCTACAAACCGAGTCTTGTATGTCATCAAAATGTCTGTATTTGCAATTAAggtaattcaaatgtttattaTCAGATTATAAATTCATGTACGAACAAAATGTATTCCTTAATATAGACTAATGGTTAGACCACCATaacctcatatttttttttatttgggagcTAAAAGAGGAGTTTTCACAAACCTGTTGaccattatttgaaaataaactctagaatt
It encodes the following:
- the LOC121413870 gene encoding runt-related transcription factor 1-like; amino-acid sequence: MHITDVEHLLSSTAPLANQPSKDPVRRNNIHNNYKMAEGGQRNKASSVFKGGERSLVDALSEYPGELVKTESPNFACSVLPSHWRCNKSLPVAFKVVSLGETKDGTMVTIAAGNDENYCAELKNNTAVMKNQVARFNDLRFVGRSGRGKSFTLSIFIYTNPPQIATYNRAIKVTVDGPREPRRPKPKDQESRLMPPPIINTGHTHPFGEISPHHPNHHIGRQQSFQNQSRMPRSYPLSPTSGSYDNIQHQGQASKPWSYYNPYPTTVAQPSDSSILTPQIKTEPTDLALLGQQNSTLQQYPKPDSIYPTSITRASEVQDSRFVYPSAQAVSSTSYTPSSMSVLSSGGDSPRTILPMTPNPFPLSSQDIFSSSTTTPVTLTSPPYLPNSPPYHLYPHLYMSSPSSQTYYDGSHIPMLPSTRPDEKQEIKQDNRPRDVGGETISQIPHPSAEMSLTVALNYGSHPQSQIELNTARTMGQSMGMQNSGVALMQQHRNNSPVTNISPMQQGMGQMNINTTVGHLPTVDDSRKEDVWRPY